GCGCATCGCTACCCGGAGGCGCGCGCGGTCTTCGATGCGGGCCGGCGCCGACTGCCCGGCCACGCGGGACTGCGGGAACAGCTGGCCCGCGTCGATTCGCTGCTCGCGCGACCCTGATCCGGCCGCGCAGGATCGGCGGCGTCCGCGCGTTCGGGGGCACGAATCTGCAAGCGGAGGCAACGAACCTTGCCGCAAGACCCCACACGCCGGAGGATATCGACATGAGGACCCGCATCCCGTTCATCGCCGCCCTGATCCTGATCGTGGCCGCCGCCGCCTGGGCCGGACCCGGCAACGCGCCCTGCGTCCGCGGCGACGGGGACGGTCCCGACCGCATGTTCGCGCGGCTGGACCTGACCGAGGCCCAGACCGCGGCCATCGCCAAGATCCGCGAGGAGTCGCGCGAGCGCGGGCGCGAGACCCGCAAGGAGATCCTGCGCCTGCGCCACGAGCTGCAGGGGATCATGATGCAGGACCAGCCCGACGCCGCTGCCGCCGCGCGGCTCATCGAACGGATGGGCGAGCTGCGCACCGAGCAGCAGGTGCGTCGGATGCAGACGCGCCTGGCGGTCCGCGAGCAGCTGACGCCCGAGCAGCGCGACCGGATGCCGCTGCCCGGCGACGGCCCGCGCGGTCGC
The bacterium DNA segment above includes these coding regions:
- a CDS encoding periplasmic heavy metal sensor — its product is MRTRIPFIAALILIVAAAAWAGPGNAPCVRGDGDGPDRMFARLDLTEAQTAAIAKIREESRERGRETRKEILRLRHELQGIMMQDQPDAAAAARLIERMGELRTEQQVRRMQTRLAVREQLTPEQRDRMPLPGDGPRGRGGRGGRPGPDDGCGMRGGCDMQGGRGMHRGGQACAPGACDGDGPHGPRGGNR